Proteins co-encoded in one Methylobacterium sp. WL1 genomic window:
- the lpxB gene encoding lipid-A-disaccharide synthase, whose protein sequence is MSAAPVSASKKIWLVAGEDSGDQLGAKLMRALRAAAPGTVFGGVGGEAMTEEGFTSLFPLDDVAVMGYLPVLARARTLLRRIRETATAVVRARPDVLVIIDSPGFTHAVAQRVRKAAPGIPIVDYVSPSVWAWRPWRAKGMRGFIDHVMALLPFEPDAHLRLGGPPCTYVGHPLIERFPDLRPSATEVRRRAAVPYRLVVLPGSRRAEIDRLMPVFGRALELVSRVLEVEAVLPAVTRHRALIERLALNWPVPVQVLTGEAPKYAAFRGGRAALAASGTVTLELALAGVPMVVAYKVSRAEEFIARRLIQVPSIVLPNLILADNAMPEFVQADCTPEHLAEALLPLLAGGPERDAQSDALARIDGMMRLSGDDTPSRAAARIVLNAAGERTIGLA, encoded by the coding sequence ATGAGCGCCGCTCCCGTGTCCGCATCGAAGAAAATCTGGCTGGTGGCCGGCGAGGATTCCGGGGATCAACTCGGTGCCAAGCTGATGCGTGCGCTGCGCGCTGCGGCGCCCGGGACCGTGTTCGGCGGCGTCGGCGGCGAGGCCATGACCGAGGAGGGGTTCACCTCCCTGTTCCCCCTCGATGACGTCGCCGTCATGGGTTACCTGCCGGTGCTCGCCCGGGCTCGGACGCTGCTGCGGCGCATTCGCGAGACCGCGACCGCGGTGGTGCGGGCCCGGCCCGACGTCCTGGTGATCATCGACAGCCCGGGCTTCACCCACGCGGTCGCCCAGCGGGTCCGGAAGGCGGCGCCCGGCATCCCCATCGTCGATTACGTGTCGCCGAGTGTCTGGGCCTGGCGGCCATGGCGGGCCAAGGGCATGCGCGGCTTCATCGACCACGTGATGGCGTTGCTGCCGTTCGAGCCGGACGCGCATCTGCGCCTCGGAGGCCCGCCCTGCACCTATGTCGGCCACCCGTTGATCGAGCGGTTTCCGGACTTGCGCCCGTCCGCGACGGAGGTCCGGCGGCGGGCGGCGGTCCCCTACCGCCTCGTGGTCCTGCCGGGCTCCCGCCGGGCAGAGATCGACCGGCTGATGCCGGTGTTCGGGCGGGCGTTGGAGCTTGTCTCCCGCGTCCTCGAGGTGGAGGCTGTCCTGCCGGCCGTGACCCGCCACCGGGCCCTGATCGAGCGGCTGGCCCTGAACTGGCCGGTTCCCGTTCAGGTGCTGACCGGCGAGGCGCCGAAATATGCCGCGTTCCGAGGGGGCCGGGCGGCGCTCGCGGCCTCCGGCACCGTCACGCTGGAACTGGCGCTGGCGGGCGTCCCGATGGTTGTGGCCTACAAGGTCTCACGCGCGGAGGAGTTCATCGCCCGCCGCCTGATCCAGGTGCCCAGCATCGTGCTGCCGAACCTGATCCTGGCCGACAACGCCATGCCGGAATTCGTCCAGGCCGATTGCACGCCCGAGCACTTGGCCGAGGCCCTTCTGCCGCTGCTGGCGGGCGGCCCGGAGCGCGACGCGCAGAGCGACGCGCTCGCCCGGATCGACGGAATGATGCGGCTCTCCGGCGACGACACGCCGAGCCGGGCCGCAGCGCGGATCGTTCTGAACGCCGCCGGGGAACGGACGATCGGGCTGGCCTGA
- the lpxI gene encoding UDP-2,3-diacylglucosamine diphosphatase LpxI (LpxI, functionally equivalent to LpxH, replaces it in LPS biosynthesis in a minority of bacteria.) produces the protein MADAAPLPEGTLVLIAGAGRLPDLVAESLNRANRPFRLIALRGFTERSLRARADATVDLLDLAAILKLLRRWGPAVMVPAGGVSRPSPAALLNAGAALRNRETLRAIAGGGDDRLLRAALALVEEEGHRVLGVHEAAPDLLCPVGRLGRLGPDMDAGLSIRTARRVLDALSPYDLGQAVAVSGERVIAVEGPEGTDRMLARARALGRKPFGRGRALPATVLVKAPKLGQDLRIDLPAIGPRTVRNAAAAGCVGLALEAGGTLVIDRAATAAEADRLGLFLVGYGTAP, from the coding sequence ATGGCCGATGCCGCGCCGCTGCCCGAGGGTACGCTCGTCCTGATCGCTGGCGCCGGCCGGCTGCCCGATCTGGTGGCTGAATCGCTGAACCGGGCAAACCGACCGTTCCGGCTGATCGCGCTACGCGGGTTTACCGAGCGGTCCCTGCGCGCCCGGGCCGACGCCACCGTCGACCTCCTCGATCTCGCGGCGATCCTCAAGCTGCTGCGCCGATGGGGGCCGGCCGTGATGGTCCCGGCCGGCGGCGTGTCTCGGCCGAGCCCGGCGGCGCTCCTCAATGCCGGTGCGGCCTTGCGAAATCGCGAGACCCTGCGCGCGATCGCCGGCGGCGGCGACGACCGGCTCCTGCGCGCCGCCCTGGCGCTGGTCGAGGAGGAGGGCCACCGGGTGCTCGGCGTCCACGAGGCCGCGCCGGACCTGCTCTGCCCGGTGGGCCGGCTCGGACGCCTGGGTCCCGATATGGATGCCGGCCTGTCGATCCGCACCGCGCGCAGGGTGCTCGACGCGCTCTCGCCCTACGATCTCGGGCAGGCGGTGGCGGTCTCCGGCGAGCGGGTGATCGCCGTCGAGGGGCCGGAGGGCACCGACCGCATGCTCGCCCGCGCCCGGGCGCTCGGGCGCAAGCCGTTCGGTCGGGGGCGGGCGCTGCCCGCGACCGTGCTGGTCAAGGCGCCGAAGCTCGGCCAGGACTTGCGCATCGATTTGCCGGCGATCGGCCCCCGGACCGTGCGCAACGCCGCCGCGGCCGGCTGCGTTGGCCTCGCGCTGGAAGCCGGCGGCACCCTCGTGATCGACCGGGCCGCCACTGCCGCGGAGGCCGACCGCCTCGGCCTGTTCCTGGTCGGCTACGGAACCGCGCCATGA
- the lpxA gene encoding acyl-ACP--UDP-N-acetylglucosamine O-acyltransferase yields the protein MSDAFIHPSAVIESGAEIGDGVRIGPFCHVGPEVVLGEGCELLSHVVLAGRTAIGPRTRIFPFASIGHQPQDLKYRGEASTLTVGSDCLIREGVTMNPGTSGGGLETSVGDHCTFLANSHVGHDCRVGDHVIFSNNVMLAGHCSVGDYAILGGGAAVIQFARVGAHAFVGGLSGLENDCIPYGMVLGNRAYLSGLNIIGLQRRGFAREDIHALRRAYRLLFAPEGTLMERVEDVAVTFESHAAVSEILAFIRAGGKRSICTPRELPVPIGAA from the coding sequence GTGAGCGACGCCTTCATCCACCCGAGCGCGGTGATCGAATCCGGCGCCGAGATCGGGGACGGCGTGCGGATCGGCCCGTTCTGCCACGTCGGCCCAGAGGTGGTGCTAGGGGAGGGGTGCGAGCTCCTCAGCCATGTGGTCCTTGCTGGCCGAACCGCGATCGGCCCCCGCACCCGGATCTTCCCGTTCGCCTCCATCGGTCACCAGCCGCAGGACCTGAAATATCGGGGCGAGGCCTCGACGCTGACGGTGGGCTCCGACTGCCTGATCCGCGAGGGCGTGACCATGAACCCCGGCACCAGCGGGGGCGGCCTCGAAACTTCGGTCGGGGATCACTGCACCTTCCTGGCCAATTCCCATGTCGGGCACGATTGCCGGGTGGGCGACCACGTCATCTTCTCCAACAACGTGATGCTGGCCGGCCATTGCAGCGTCGGCGATTACGCGATCCTGGGGGGCGGCGCCGCCGTGATCCAGTTCGCGCGGGTCGGGGCGCACGCCTTCGTGGGCGGCCTCTCCGGCCTGGAGAACGACTGCATCCCGTACGGCATGGTGCTCGGCAACCGCGCCTACCTGTCCGGGCTCAACATCATCGGCCTGCAGCGCCGGGGCTTCGCTCGGGAAGACATCCACGCGCTGCGCAGGGCTTACCGGCTGCTGTTCGCGCCGGAAGGTACGCTGATGGAGCGGGTCGAGGACGTCGCCGTGACCTTCGAGTCCCACGCCGCCGTGTCCGAGATCCTTGCCTTCATCCGGGCGGGCGGGAAGCGCTCGATCTGCACGCCCCGCGAGCTCCCGGTCCCGATCGGGGCGGCCTGA
- the fabZ gene encoding 3-hydroxyacyl-ACP dehydratase FabZ, with translation MSEAARDTDEELGTADIQTLLELLPHRYPFLMIDRIVEIDRDESCVGIKNVTANEPQFMGHFPGMPVFPGVLLIEGMAQTAGAICCRHIRTDELRTKQVFFMTIDKCKFRKPVTPGDQVRFHMKKMNHRRTMWWFRGEARVDGVLVAEAEIGAMLVTE, from the coding sequence ATGAGCGAGGCGGCGCGCGACACCGACGAGGAGCTGGGCACAGCCGACATCCAGACGTTGCTGGAGCTGCTGCCGCACCGCTACCCGTTCCTGATGATTGACCGCATCGTCGAGATCGATCGCGATGAATCCTGCGTCGGCATCAAGAACGTCACCGCCAACGAGCCGCAATTCATGGGGCATTTCCCCGGAATGCCGGTTTTCCCCGGCGTCCTGCTGATCGAAGGCATGGCCCAGACCGCCGGCGCGATCTGCTGCCGCCACATCCGAACGGATGAGTTGCGGACCAAGCAGGTGTTCTTCATGACCATCGACAAGTGCAAGTTCCGCAAGCCGGTCACCCCCGGCGACCAGGTGCGCTTTCACATGAAGAAGATGAATCACCGCCGGACCATGTGGTGGTTCCGGGGTGAGGCCCGGGTCGACGGCGTGCTGGTGGCGGAGGCCGAGATCGGCGCCATGCTGGTGACGGAGTGA
- the lpxD gene encoding UDP-3-O-(3-hydroxymyristoyl)glucosamine N-acyltransferase, giving the protein MSDPDFFAATGFLTLADVAAAAGASLPEGADPEYRLTAAAPLESAGPNDLAYMDNARYGDALTATRAGACLVSPRFAARCPAGTVALVSRDPYRAYAALLGRLHPDALRPGSQFGGRSIAPGAHVHPEARLEEGVTVDPGAVVGPGAEIGSGSVIGPNAVIGPGVRIGRDCSIGAGTTLSHAFLGNRVILHPGVRLGQDGFGFAMGATHLKVPQIGRVIVQDDVEIGANTTIDRGASRDTVIGEGTKIDNLVQIAHNVVIGRHCVIVSGVGISGSTTLEDYVVLGGQVGVVGHLRIGRGAQIAGSSNVNRDVPPGSRWGGTPAKPVRAWFRELTTLARLAERSGKDAEKDPPSDAV; this is encoded by the coding sequence ATGTCAGATCCCGATTTCTTCGCCGCGACCGGCTTCCTCACCCTCGCCGATGTCGCCGCCGCCGCCGGTGCGTCCCTGCCCGAGGGTGCGGACCCGGAATACCGGCTTACCGCCGCGGCCCCGCTCGAGAGCGCTGGGCCGAACGACCTCGCCTACATGGACAATGCCCGCTACGGCGACGCGCTCACTGCGACCCGCGCCGGCGCCTGCCTGGTAAGCCCGCGCTTCGCGGCGCGCTGTCCGGCCGGGACCGTTGCGCTGGTCAGCCGCGACCCATACCGCGCCTACGCGGCCCTGCTCGGCCGCCTGCACCCGGACGCCCTGCGTCCCGGTTCTCAGTTCGGCGGCCGCAGCATCGCTCCAGGCGCCCATGTCCACCCGGAAGCGCGGCTGGAGGAGGGGGTCACGGTCGATCCCGGCGCCGTCGTCGGGCCGGGGGCGGAGATCGGGTCCGGGAGCGTCATCGGCCCGAACGCGGTGATCGGCCCCGGCGTCCGAATCGGGCGCGACTGCTCCATCGGCGCCGGCACGACCCTGAGCCACGCGTTCCTCGGCAACCGGGTGATCCTGCATCCCGGTGTCCGGCTCGGACAGGACGGTTTCGGCTTCGCCATGGGCGCCACGCACCTCAAGGTGCCGCAGATCGGCCGGGTGATCGTCCAGGACGATGTCGAGATCGGCGCCAACACCACGATCGACCGGGGCGCCTCGCGCGATACGGTGATCGGCGAGGGCACCAAGATCGATAACTTGGTCCAGATCGCCCACAACGTCGTCATCGGCCGCCATTGCGTGATCGTCTCCGGGGTCGGCATCTCGGGCTCGACCACGCTGGAGGATTACGTGGTGCTCGGCGGCCAGGTCGGCGTGGTCGGCCACCTGCGCATCGGCCGTGGCGCCCAGATCGCCGGCTCGTCCAACGTAAACCGCGACGTCCCGCCGGGCAGCCGCTGGGGCGGCACCCCGGCCAAGCCGGTGCGGGCGTGGTTCCGGGAGTTGACGACGCTGGCGCGCCTGGCCGAGCGCTCGGGCAAGGATGCGGAGAAGGATCCGCCTTCGGACGCCGTCTGA
- the bamA gene encoding outer membrane protein assembly factor BamA, whose protein sequence is MMSLTGKPRRKSVRKTIVLVAAGAGLVLSGAAQAQQIVVQGNQRVDADTIRSYVTGTASGSAEEARRNLLASGMFSDVKVAQSGGRTVVTVRENNLINRVVFEGNKKVEKATLEGIVEAKARGPYSEAIVNADLARIRDVYKRFGRGTAKVTYRTVDLPNGRVDVIYQVDEGDKTGIISINFVGNNAYSERTLKGLMSSSEMNFLSFIKTSDVYDPDRITTDLDQVRRYYLKNGYADFQVVSADARYVEADSSGYVITITVNEGEQYKVGAVAVDSRLPGIDTAKLDSNITAAVGDVYNADDVERTLNNVTREVNRAGYPFAQVRPTGQRDPATHQVSLGFVVEDGPHVYVERINIRGNTRTRDYVIRRELDIAEGDAYNRVLTDRAERRLNGLGFFKKVRFSNEPGSAADRVVINIDVEDQPTGSFSVAGGYSTQDGIIGEVSVSESNFLGRGQYVRLAGTGGQYSRGVDFSFTEPYFLGYRLAAGFDAFYKYSDLTRYSRYETTVYGGQLRLGLPITEEFGITLRYSLYNTELKVPNTLKRPYNDCSTPIPGYTATYAGGTIDPNSGRNIGGQSVYPNCAYDGEASIAIKGSQGNTLTSLAGLTLAYSTLDVVGAPRNGLYAELKPDVAGLGGDSKFFRVTADARYYKELFEDVIGFVRFQGGHINAIDGKPLRVTDEFFLGPSLVRGFAPNGIGPRDVGIADARSNAIGGSTYIGGTLEVQFPLPLIPRDLGLKGAVFADAGTLFGYSGRRNFNVNGDGFINGISPQTGKCNFSAFNIGVEPECVNVRDTAAIRSSIGASILWNSPLGPIRFDYAYALTKDEGQSVYVPLLGKVGHIGKDQTQAFRFSGGSRF, encoded by the coding sequence ATGATGTCGTTGACGGGGAAGCCCCGACGTAAGTCGGTGCGGAAGACCATCGTCCTAGTCGCCGCCGGTGCGGGCCTGGTCCTGAGCGGTGCCGCTCAGGCGCAGCAGATCGTCGTCCAGGGCAACCAGCGCGTCGATGCCGACACGATCCGGTCCTACGTGACCGGGACGGCGTCCGGCTCCGCCGAGGAGGCCCGGCGCAACCTGCTCGCCAGCGGCATGTTCTCGGACGTGAAGGTCGCCCAGTCCGGCGGTCGCACGGTGGTCACCGTCCGCGAGAACAACCTGATCAACCGGGTCGTGTTCGAGGGCAACAAGAAGGTCGAGAAGGCGACGCTCGAGGGCATCGTCGAGGCCAAGGCGCGGGGCCCCTACAGCGAGGCCATCGTCAACGCCGACCTCGCCCGCATCCGCGACGTCTACAAGCGCTTCGGCCGCGGCACCGCCAAGGTCACCTACCGGACCGTGGACCTGCCGAACGGCCGGGTCGACGTGATCTACCAGGTCGACGAGGGCGACAAGACCGGCATCATCTCGATCAACTTCGTCGGCAACAACGCCTACTCGGAGCGGACCCTGAAGGGGCTGATGAGCTCCTCCGAGATGAACTTCCTGTCGTTCATCAAGACCTCCGACGTCTACGATCCGGATCGCATCACCACCGACCTGGACCAGGTGCGCCGCTACTACCTGAAGAACGGCTACGCCGACTTCCAGGTGGTCAGCGCCGACGCCCGCTACGTCGAGGCCGACAGCTCGGGCTACGTCATCACCATCACGGTCAACGAGGGTGAGCAGTACAAGGTCGGCGCTGTGGCGGTGGATTCCCGCCTGCCCGGCATCGACACCGCCAAGCTCGACAGCAACATCACCGCCGCGGTGGGCGACGTCTACAACGCCGACGACGTGGAGCGGACGCTCAACAACGTCACCCGCGAGGTCAACCGCGCCGGCTATCCGTTCGCCCAGGTCCGCCCGACCGGCCAGCGCGATCCCGCGACCCACCAGGTCTCGCTGGGCTTCGTGGTCGAGGACGGCCCGCACGTCTACGTCGAGCGCATTAACATCCGCGGCAACACCCGCACCCGCGACTACGTCATCCGCCGCGAGCTGGATATCGCCGAGGGCGATGCCTACAACCGCGTGCTGACCGATCGGGCCGAGCGGCGCCTGAACGGCCTCGGCTTCTTCAAGAAGGTCCGGTTCTCCAACGAGCCCGGCTCCGCTGCCGACCGCGTGGTCATCAACATCGATGTCGAGGATCAGCCCACGGGTTCGTTCTCGGTGGCGGGCGGCTACTCCACCCAGGACGGCATCATCGGCGAGGTCTCGGTCTCCGAGTCCAACTTCCTCGGCCGCGGCCAGTATGTCCGCCTCGCCGGCACGGGCGGCCAGTACTCGCGCGGCGTCGATTTCTCGTTCACCGAGCCGTACTTCCTCGGCTACCGGCTCGCCGCCGGCTTCGACGCCTTCTACAAGTACTCCGACCTGACCCGGTACTCGCGCTACGAGACCACGGTGTATGGCGGCCAGCTGCGCCTCGGCCTGCCGATAACCGAGGAGTTCGGCATCACCCTGCGCTACTCGCTGTACAACACCGAGCTGAAGGTCCCGAATACCCTCAAGCGGCCGTACAACGACTGCTCGACGCCGATCCCGGGCTACACCGCCACCTACGCGGGCGGCACGATCGACCCGAACAGCGGCCGCAACATCGGCGGCCAGTCGGTCTACCCGAACTGCGCGTATGACGGCGAAGCGTCGATCGCCATCAAGGGCTCGCAGGGCAACACGCTGACCTCGCTGGCCGGCCTGACGCTCGCCTACTCGACCCTCGACGTGGTCGGCGCACCGCGCAACGGCCTCTACGCCGAGCTGAAGCCCGACGTGGCCGGCCTGGGCGGCGACTCGAAGTTCTTCCGCGTCACCGCGGATGCGCGCTACTACAAGGAGCTGTTCGAAGACGTGATCGGGTTCGTCCGGTTCCAGGGCGGTCACATCAACGCCATCGACGGCAAGCCGCTGCGCGTCACCGACGAGTTCTTCCTCGGCCCGTCGCTGGTCCGCGGCTTCGCGCCGAACGGCATCGGCCCGCGCGACGTCGGCATCGCCGACGCCCGCTCCAATGCCATCGGCGGTTCCACCTATATCGGCGGTACCCTCGAAGTGCAGTTCCCGCTGCCCCTCATCCCGCGGGATCTGGGCCTGAAGGGCGCGGTCTTCGCCGATGCCGGCACGCTGTTCGGCTATAGCGGACGGCGTAACTTCAACGTGAACGGCGACGGCTTCATCAACGGCATCTCGCCCCAGACCGGGAAGTGCAACTTCTCCGCATTCAACATCGGCGTCGAGCCGGAATGTGTGAACGTCCGCGACACGGCTGCGATCCGCTCCTCGATCGGCGCGTCCATCCTGTGGAACTCGCCGCTCGGCCCGATCCGGTTCGACTACGCCTACGCCCTGACGAAGGACGAGGGCCAATCGGTCTACGTGCCGCTGCTCGGCAAGGTCGGCCATATCGGCAAGGATCAGACCCAGGCGTTCCGCTTCTCCGGCGGCTCGCGGTTCTGA
- a CDS encoding RIP metalloprotease gives MDFLNAMGGTAGGFFGAVIPFLFVLTVVVFVHEMGHFLVGRWCGVGVHAFSLGFGPELVGFNDRRGTRWKLCAIPLGGYVKFHGDANGASMPDPETIARMSPHERAISFPTQPVAKRAAIVAAGPVANFILAILLFAGAIWLAGRYELPARVSSVEPGSVAAQAGFQPGDVITAIDGEKIGDFNAMYRTVTGSAGTPLTFTVERAEQPITIQATPATYEEKTPFGRHRIGRLGIRSPAGSEARLVRYGALDSLDLGVRETYFVVERTFSYLSKLATGRESADQLSGPIGIARVSGEVAKNGGVGGLVGLIALLSVSIGLLNLFPVPLLDGGHLLFYAFEVVRGRPLSERAQEIGFRIGLALVLMLMLFAAWNDILNLGASWRNT, from the coding sequence ATGGACTTTCTCAACGCGATGGGCGGGACCGCCGGCGGCTTCTTCGGAGCCGTGATCCCGTTCCTGTTCGTGCTCACCGTGGTGGTCTTCGTCCACGAGATGGGCCATTTCCTGGTCGGCCGCTGGTGCGGGGTCGGCGTGCACGCCTTCTCCCTCGGCTTCGGACCGGAACTGGTCGGGTTCAACGACCGGCGTGGCACCCGCTGGAAGCTCTGCGCCATCCCGCTCGGCGGCTACGTCAAGTTCCACGGTGACGCCAACGGCGCCAGCATGCCGGATCCGGAGACGATCGCCCGGATGTCCCCGCACGAGCGGGCGATCAGCTTCCCGACCCAGCCCGTGGCCAAGCGCGCCGCGATCGTCGCCGCCGGACCCGTGGCGAATTTCATCTTGGCGATCCTGCTCTTTGCCGGCGCGATCTGGCTGGCCGGGCGCTACGAGCTGCCCGCCCGGGTCTCCTCCGTGGAACCCGGCAGCGTCGCAGCCCAGGCCGGCTTCCAGCCCGGCGACGTGATCACCGCCATCGACGGCGAGAAGATCGGCGACTTCAACGCCATGTACCGCACCGTGACCGGCAGTGCCGGCACACCGCTGACCTTCACGGTGGAGCGGGCCGAGCAACCGATCACCATCCAGGCGACGCCCGCCACCTACGAGGAGAAGACGCCCTTCGGCCGTCACCGGATCGGCCGGCTCGGCATCCGCTCGCCGGCCGGGTCGGAGGCGCGGCTGGTCCGGTACGGAGCGCTCGATTCCCTCGATCTCGGCGTGCGCGAGACCTACTTCGTGGTGGAGCGGACCTTCTCCTACCTGAGCAAGCTCGCAACCGGACGGGAATCGGCCGATCAGCTGTCGGGTCCGATCGGCATCGCCCGGGTCTCCGGCGAGGTCGCCAAGAACGGCGGCGTCGGAGGGCTTGTCGGCCTCATCGCGCTGCTCTCGGTCTCGATCGGCCTCTTGAACCTCTTTCCGGTGCCGCTTCTCGATGGCGGGCACCTGTTGTTCTACGCCTTCGAGGTCGTCCGCGGTCGTCCGCTCAGCGAGCGCGCCCAGGAGATCGGGTTCCGGATCGGCCTCGCGCTGGTCCTGATGCTGATGCTGTTCGCCGCGTGGAACGACATCCTCAACCTCGGCGCGTCCTGGCGGAACACCTGA
- a CDS encoding DHA2 family efflux MFS transporter permease subunit has translation MAATAAAIPAGAPAAEPPMDRRRMVAFFCMVFGMFMAILDIQIVSASLNEIQAGLSASGDEIPWVQTSYLIAEVISIPLSGTLSRVLSTRWMFAISAGGFTLMSVMCATSSSISEMIVWRAAQGFIGGGMIPTVFAAAFTIFPPSKRTIVSPMIGLVATLAPTIGPTIGGYLTDLMSWHWLFLINVVPGIVVTVSTWILIDFDKPNYGLLKSFDWAGLAFMAGFLGCLEYVLEEGPNHDWLQDEAVFACAVVCGVSGLLFFWRVFTARQPIVDLRAFSDRNFASGCVASFVLGIGLYGLTYIYPVYLARVRGYSALMIGEAMFVSGLCMFATAPIAGRLSGKVDPRIMMGIGFVGFACGTWIVTGLTKDWDFWELLWPQVLRGCSLMLCMIPINNIALGTLPPARMKNASGLYNLTRNLGGAVGLALINTVLNARWDLHLARLHERFTWANTAALERLDSMQRGFDSYGSAAPGMALKAMSNTVRIQGLVMAFEDVFLALTVLFLAMACAVPLIRRPRAAAGGGGGH, from the coding sequence ATGGCCGCCACCGCCGCCGCCATCCCGGCCGGAGCCCCGGCCGCCGAGCCGCCGATGGACCGCCGCCGCATGGTGGCGTTCTTCTGCATGGTGTTCGGGATGTTCATGGCGATCCTGGACATCCAGATCGTCTCGGCCTCCCTCAACGAGATCCAGGCCGGCCTTTCGGCCTCCGGGGACGAGATCCCCTGGGTCCAGACCAGCTACCTGATCGCCGAGGTCATCTCGATTCCGCTGTCGGGTACCCTGTCGCGGGTGCTCTCGACGCGCTGGATGTTCGCGATCTCGGCGGGCGGCTTCACGCTGATGAGCGTGATGTGCGCGACCTCCTCGTCGATCTCCGAGATGATCGTCTGGCGCGCCGCGCAGGGCTTCATCGGCGGCGGCATGATCCCGACCGTGTTCGCCGCCGCGTTCACGATCTTCCCACCGTCCAAGCGTACCATCGTGTCGCCGATGATCGGTCTGGTGGCGACGCTGGCGCCAACCATCGGGCCGACGATCGGCGGCTATCTCACCGACCTGATGTCCTGGCATTGGCTGTTCCTGATCAACGTCGTGCCCGGCATCGTCGTGACGGTCTCCACCTGGATCCTGATCGATTTCGATAAGCCGAACTACGGCCTGCTGAAGTCGTTCGACTGGGCCGGCCTCGCGTTCATGGCGGGTTTCCTCGGCTGCCTCGAATACGTCCTCGAGGAGGGTCCGAACCACGATTGGCTGCAGGACGAGGCGGTCTTCGCCTGCGCGGTGGTCTGCGGGGTCTCGGGACTGCTGTTCTTCTGGCGTGTGTTCACGGCCAGGCAGCCGATCGTCGACCTGCGCGCCTTCTCCGACCGCAACTTCGCCAGCGGCTGCGTCGCGAGCTTCGTGCTCGGCATCGGCCTGTACGGGCTGACCTACATCTACCCGGTCTACCTCGCCCGGGTGCGCGGCTACTCGGCGCTGATGATCGGCGAGGCCATGTTCGTCTCGGGTCTGTGCATGTTCGCCACCGCGCCGATCGCCGGCCGGCTGTCCGGCAAGGTCGATCCGCGGATCATGATGGGGATCGGCTTCGTCGGCTTCGCCTGCGGCACCTGGATCGTCACCGGGCTTACGAAGGACTGGGATTTCTGGGAGCTGCTGTGGCCGCAAGTGCTGCGCGGCTGCTCGCTGATGCTGTGCATGATCCCAATCAACAACATCGCGCTCGGCACCCTGCCGCCGGCCCGGATGAAGAATGCCTCCGGGCTCTACAACCTCACCCGCAACCTCGGCGGCGCGGTCGGCCTGGCTCTGATCAACACCGTGCTGAACGCCCGCTGGGACCTGCATCTCGCCCGGCTCCACGAGCGCTTCACCTGGGCCAACACCGCCGCCCTGGAGCGCCTCGACTCCATGCAGCGCGGATTCGACTCCTACGGCAGCGCGGCCCCCGGCATGGCGCTCAAGGCCATGTCCAACACGGTCCGGATCCAGGGCCTCGTCATGGCCTTCGAGGACGTGTTCCTGGCGCTGACGGTCCTGTTCCTGGCGATGGCCTGCGCCGTGCCGCTGATCCGCCGGCCCCGCGCGGCGGCTGGCGGGGGCGGGGGACACTGA